In the Wyeomyia smithii strain HCP4-BCI-WySm-NY-G18 chromosome 2, ASM2978416v1, whole genome shotgun sequence genome, one interval contains:
- the LOC129725363 gene encoding protein preli-like, with protein sequence MAKYYENTTTFNYSWEQVTQCFWNRYPNPFSSHVLSEDTVCREIRNGKLYSKRLLTKTNRVPKWGERFFKAKSVNILEESVIDPKERVLVTYTRNIGFNKIMNVVEKVTYRSVPDQPGKTIATRSAWIDSSVFGFATAIRAFGLDRFKKNCMKTVDGFNYMLQHMFPPHSPSPATTAHVQHLTKTQKIKEAAKNASDHVKAQAEQLVQNLSVKG encoded by the exons ATGGCGAAATATTATGAAAATACAACCACGTTCAACTACTCGTGGGAACAGGTTACGCAGTGCTTTTGGAACCGGTATCCAAATCCTTTCAG CTCGCACGTACTCTCGGAGGATACCGTGTGCCGGGAGATAAGAAACGGTAAACTGTACAGCAAACGTTTGCTAACTAAAACCAACCGTGTACCAAAATGGGGTGAGCGGTTTTTCAAAGCCAAATCTGTCAATATTCTGGAGGAATCGGTAATAGATCCAAAAGAACGAGTGCTTGTTACCTACACTAGAAATATAGGATTCAATAAAATTATG AATGTTGTCGAAAAAGTAACTTACCGATCGGTTCCGGATCAACCTGGCAAAACGATTGCCACCCGGTCCGCGTGGATTGACTCGTCGGTGTTCGGGTTTGCAACCGCCATCCGCGCCTTCGGTTTGGACCGATTTAAAAAGAACTGCATGAAAACGGTGGATGGCTTTAACTACATGCTACAGCATATGTTTCCCCCACATTCACCTTCGCCAGCGACGACCGCGCACGTTCAACATCTTACCAAGACGCAAAAAATCAAGGAAGCGGCAAAGAATGCTTCCGATCATGTTAAAGCTCAGGCGGAACAGTTAGTACAGAATCTTTCCGTGAAGGGTTGA
- the LOC129725362 gene encoding TATA-box-binding protein, whose translation MDQMALSPGFSIPSIGTPLHQPEEDQQILPHAYQQQQSMPHMTPMGSLSSYGMPSIGMGTPGKSMHTYAPSFAAPQSMIQPQTPQSLMSPMVPMTEGKASATPSHQNSGGSVRDPDNIGSVNIHQTMGPATPMTPMTPSEPAILPQLQNIVSTVNLSCRLDLKKIALHARNAEYNPKRFAAVIMRIREPRTTALIFSSGKMVCTGAKSEEDSRLAARKYARIIQKLGFTAKFLDFKVQNMVGSCDVRFPIRLEGLVLTHGKFSSYEPELFPGLIYRMVKPRIVLLIFVSGKVVLTGAKVRQEIYDAFDNIYPILKSFKKQ comes from the exons ATGGATCAGATGGCGCTGAGTCCGGGTTTCTCGATACCTAGTATCGGGACCCCTTTACATCAGCCGGAAGAGGATCAACAGATTTTACCACATGCGTACCAGCAGCAACAGTCGATGCCACATATGACCCCTATGGGTAGTCTTAGTTCGTACGGAATGCCTTCCATCGGCATGGGAACACCCGGAAAAAGTATGCACACCTATGCGCCGAGCTTCGCGGCTCCCCAGAGTATGATTCAACCACAGACACCG CAAAGTTTAATGTCCCCGATGGTGCCGATGACGGAAGGCAAAGCATCGGCAACGCCCAGCCATCAGAACAGTGGAGGAAGCGTACGGGATCCGGACAATATCGGCAGCGTAAATATTCACCAAACAATGGGACCCGCAACGCCAATGACACCGATGACGCCGAGTGAACCGGCCATTTTACCCCAGCTGCAGAACATTGTGTCTACGGTTAATCTCAGCTGCAGACTGGATCTCAAGAAAATTGCCTTACATGCTCGTAATGCGGAGTACAACCCGAAACGTTTCGCCGCGGTTATTATGCGAATTCGGGAACCCAGAACCACGGCATTGATTTTTTCCTCCGGTAAGATGGTGTGCACCGGGGCCAAGAGCGAAGAAGATTCCCGTTTGGCTGCGCGAAAGTATGCGCGTATTATCCAGAAGCTTGGTTTTACG GCAAAGTTTCTTGACTTCAAGGTACAAAATATGGTCGGCAGTTGCGACGTGCGGTTTCCGATTCGTTTGGAAGGTTTAGTACTGACACATGGCAAGTTTAGCTCCTACGAGCCGGAACTTTTTCCTGGACTGATCTACCGTATGGTGAAGCCGAGAATCGTGTTGCTTATATTCGTCTCCGGTAAGGTTGTACTGACCGGAGCCAAAGTGCGGCAGGAGATCTACGATGCGTTCGACAATATTTATcctattttgaaaagttttaagAAACAATAG